AATCTTGGGAATATCGTCAGTAGCCGAGCCGGCGCCTACACCGCCCAGCTTGACGACCGTCTTCGAGCTTAGCCATTGATCGATGCTGGTGATGCCGACCGATTTCGCGATAGTGAGCATGTAGTTGTCCTGAGCCGGGACTCCGATAAATCCGAACTTCACCGATTCGAACTCCACACCCGCTTTCCCCAACAACTGTTGCAAAAAGAGGCCGCCGATGAAGTGGCCGATCGTGAGACCGTCCGGCTTGGCTACCTTATAGACGTGGTTCGCGGCGATCAGGAATCCGGCCCCGGGCATGTTTTCCACGACGAAAGTAGGATTGCCGGGAATGTGCTTGCCCATGTGGCGGGCGATCGTCCGCGAATAGGTGTCGTAGCCGCCCCCGGCCGCGGCACCGACGATGATGCGGATGGTCTTGCCTTTGTAGAAAGAATCCTGAGCGGCGGCCGATGTAACGATCAAAAGGTTGAAGAGACAAAGCGCAAACAACGCCGCGAGCAGACCCTGAACCCCTTGAACCTTTAAACCCTGCAAGCTTTTACGCATCGTGAGCATGGAATTTCCTCCTTATCCTTAGATAGGCTCGAACGGGCGATCGGCCCCCCTGCTAGCTGCTATAACGAATTCGATTTCGACGCAAGGTCCGAGCCCTCATCACTCAGACTATCGAGGTTAGCGTCCGCCGGGGAGTTTCTCGAAGGGCCGATCTCCTCGCTTCGCACAGGCGGCTGATTCTTTTTCATAGGCGGCTGGAGATGAGAAAAAGAAGAGTATATCTTTGCAAATAATGAGTCGAGCGAGCGGCGTCCTGCTTCACATCACCTCCCTTCCGTCGCCTTTCGGGATCGGCGATCTCGGCCCGTGGGCTTACCGCTTCGCCGATTTTCTCGCCGCAGAGCGCCAGACCTACTGGCAAATTCTTCCGCTCGCCCCGACCGATCCGGTCCGCGGAAATTCCCCGTACGACAGCCGCTCCGCCTTCGCCGGGAACCCGCTCATCATCAGCCCCGAGCTGCTGCTGCGGGAGGACTGGCTCCGTCCGGAGGATCTCGAAGAGCATCCCCCGTTCGCGCGGGAGCGCGTCCAATACGAGATCGTCACGGCGTATAAAGCCCGGCTGCTCGACAAGGTTTTTCAACGTTATCAAAACCGCGCGGCGCTGGACGGCGGATTTGAAAAGTTTTGCGACCAGAACGCCGGCTGGCTCGAAGATTACAGCCTGTTCACCGCACTCAAGGCCCGCTTTGACGGCGCGCCCTGGCCGGATTGGCCGGAACCGCTGAGAGATCGAGAGAAGAGCGCGCTCACGCAATGGAAAAAAAAATGCCGCGAGGAAATGAAGAAGGAAAAGTTGTTTCAGTACCTTTTCTTCCAACAGTGGAGCGCGCTCAAGGAATACGCCAACGGCAAGAAGATTCTTTTTGTCGGCGACCTGCCGATCTACGTGAGCGGCGACAGCGCCGATGTCTGGGCCAATCCGCACCTCTTCAAGCTCGATAAGGCGAAGCGGCCGACCGTCGTCGCCGGCGTCCCGCCGGATTATTTCAGCGCCACCGGCCAGCTCTGGGGCAATCCGGTTTACCGCTGGGACGCGCTCAAGGAAACGAATTATGCGTGGTGGTTCAAGCGGCTGCGTCACAATCTCGCCTGCTTCGATAGAGTCCGCCTGGATCACTTTCGCGGCTTTGTCGCTTACTGGGAGGTGCCCGCGGGCGAGCGCACGGCGAAGAACGGTCGCTGGGTCAAGGCGGCATCGGACGATTTTTTTGCCGGCCTCGTGCTCCAGTTTCACGGCCTGCCGTTTTTCGTCGAAGACCTGGGACTGATCACCCCCGATGTCCGCAAAGTCATGAAGCGCTTCGGCTTCGCCGGGATGAAGCTGCTCCTGTTCGCGTTCGGGGACGACATGGCAAGCAATCCCTACGCCGTTCACAACCACGAGAAGAATTCCGTCGTCTACACCGGAACCCACGACAACAACACGGTCAAGGGCTGGTTTCTGGAAGAGGCGAGCGCCGATGACCGCGAGCGGCTCTGCGCCTATGTCGGCCACAAGGTCGCGGCGGAAATGGCCCACTGGGAACTGATTCGGCTCTGCTTCATGTCGGTGGCGGACACCGCGATCATACCGATGCAGGATCTGCTCGGTCTCGGCTCCGAGGCGCGGATGAACCGGCCGGCGACGACCGAAGGAAATTGGGCTTGGCGCTTCATTCCGGAGCAGATCACGTCCTCGTTGAGCGCAGAGCTCTCGAAGCTTGCCGAGATCTATGGAAGAGTCCCGGGGCAAAGCCGCGGGTCGCAGGCGGATTGAATCCGCCGTGAAATTGACTCGTTAACTTTCCGACGTTATAGTTCGAGAGAAAAGGGGACAAAACGTGGAAATCCTCGGAATGGTGATGGCTGGAGGCCGCGGCAAGCGGCTCTATCCCTTGACGAGAGACCGCGCCAAGCCGGCAGTCCCCTTCGGCGGCAAATATCGCATCATCGACTTCGTTCTCTCCAACTTCGTCAATTCCGGAATCTATTCGATCTACGTCCTCACCCAATTCAAAGCCCAATCGCTCGTGGAACATCTCCAGGAAGGATGGCAGGTCAGCAGCCTGCTCCGGGATTACTTCGTCACGCCGGTGCCGGCGCAGATGCGCTCGGGCGTCGATTGGTACCGGGGAACGGCCGACGCCGTCCATCAAAACGTCCACCTGATCAAGCGGCCCAATCCCAAGGCCGTCGCGGTTTTCGGCGCCGATCACGTCTATAAAATGAACATCCGCCAGATGGCGGAATACCATTGGCAGAAAAACTCGGAGGTCACGGTCGCGGCGTTGCCGGTGAGGATCGAAGATGCTTCGCAGTTCGGCGTGATGGAAGTGGATGATGAATGGCGCATCGTCGGCTTCGAGGAGAAACCCGCCAGGCCGAAGCCGATACCGGGAGAGCCGGATTGGGCGCTCGCCTCGATGGGAAATTATATTTTCGAGACCAAGCTGCTCCTACAAGCGCTGGAGAACGATGCGCCGAAGCCACAAAGCAGCCACGACTTCGGCATCGACATCATCCCCGAATTGCTAAAAGCCGGGAAAGAAATCCTCGCCTACGACTTCCGGACCAATCGCATCCCCATCTCCGCCAAAGGCGAGGAGTCGAGCTATTGGCGCGACATCGGGACGGTCGAGGCCTACTACGAGGCCAACATGGAGCTGCGCGACGTGGACCCTTCTTTGAACCTGTACAACCGCAGTTGGCCCATTCGAACCGTCAGCTACAGCGATCCGCCGGCAAAATTTGTCTTCGACGAGGAAGGGCGGCGCGGAATGGCGCTCAACTCGATCGTCGCGGAAGGGACCATTATCACCGGCAGCCTCGTGCGCGACTCGGTGATCAGCCGCAACGTCCGCATCCACAGCTACTCGACCATCGAAGACGCCGTCATCATGGCGCGAGTGGAGATCGGCAGGGGCTGCCGGCTGAGAAGAGTGATTCTGGATAAAAACGTCTACATTCCGCCGGGGACGGAGATCGGCTACAACGTCGAAAGGGACCGCGAGCGCTACTTCGTCACCAAGAGCGGCATCACGGTCATCCCGCGCGAAGAGCCGAGAGCGGTTATACCCTGATGCGGCGCGGTTTCGCGCCGCGTCATTCCAGCGCACCCGGGGATCCGGAATCTTCGCGCTCCACGAGCTTGCGATAGAGAGCCAAGTATTCCTCTGCCGGTTTCTCCCAGGAGAAGTCTGAGGCCATGCCGTTGGCCACTAACTGCCGCCACGCTTTTTTGTCGCGATAAACGGCGACGGCTCGCTTGACCGCATTCGACAAGGCGGAGGCCGAGTACTCGGTAAATTTGAATCCGTTCCCCGTCCCGCCGATCGGATCGTAATCTTCGATGGTATCGTCCAGGCCGCCGGTGGCGCGCACGATCGGCACCGTGCCGTACTTGAGGCTGTAAATCTGGTTGAGACCGCACGGCTCGTATTTGGAAGGCATCAGAAACATATCGGCGCCCGCCTCGATCTTGTGGGCGAGAGCCTCGTCGAAACCAATTTTGACGCCGATCTTTCCCCGGCGCGCGCCGGGCAGGTCCGCGAGAAGGGTCTGGTATTTCTCGTCGCCGGCGCCGAGGATAACGATCTGCAAGTTCATGCTGAAGAGATCCTCGATCGCCTGCAGGATGATATCGATCCCCTTTTGGTCCGTCAGGCGGGAGACGATGCCGATCAAAGGGGTTGTGGCTTTCGGAGGCAGAGCGAAAATCTCCTGTAGGTCTTTCTTGCAACCTTGCTTGCCGCTCAAGTCGGCGGGGCGATAATTTTCTTTGATGTAGGGATCGGTCGCGGGATTCCATTCGCGGTAATCCACGCCGTTGAGAATCCCATGCAGATCGCGCTCCCGGCCGCGTAGGACGCCTTCGAGCCCGCAGCCATACTCGGGAGTCAGGATCTCCCGGGCATACTTCCGGCTCACCGTCGTAAGCGCGTCGGCATAGAGAATCCCGCCTTTGAGAAAATTGACGCGCCCGTAGAATTCCAAATACTCGGGCGTGAAGTAGCGCACCTCCAGATTCAACAGATTCGCAGCCGCCATGGGAAAATTTCCCTGGAACGCCAGGTTGTGGATCGTGAGAACGGTCTTGCACTTTCGCGCTTCGTGCCGGGAAGCCGCGTCGAGTTGTTTGAGCGCCGGGATGAGCGCCGCTTGCCAGTCGTGGCAATGGATCAATTCCCACGGACCAGTGCGTTGGGACAGATGGAGCGCGGCCTTGGAAAAAAAAACGAACCTCTCCGCGTTGTCCGGATAATCGCCTTGCGGCGCGCCGTAAAGTTGCGGCCGGCGGAAGTAGCGATCCTGCCGTATCACGTAAACCGCGACGCCACTGTCCAAGGTCATTTTTAAGACGGTTCCTGGAACGCGCTCCTTGCCGAGCGCCGCCTCGATTTCTATTCCCGTTTCTTGCAATGAGAAGCCGCCTGCTAAAATGGATTGATAGGCGGGCAGAACGACGGCCACCTCCGCGCCGAGGCCTACCAGGGAGCCGCAGAGCGCGCCGACCATATCTCCCAGCCCGCCGGTCTTCGCCAACGGAACGCTCTCCGAAGCCGCCATGAGAATCTTCATGCGCGTCGATGCCCGATATCAAAAAGGCGGAAAATTTTACAGCGCGATTTCCCTGAGGGATTGGGCCGCCAGCTCGGGCGGCATGGGGTTGATGTAAAAGCCCGTGCCCCACTCGAAGCCGGCCACTTGAGTCAGCTTCGGCATCACCTCGATGTGCCAGTGAAAGTGGCCGTTGTCCATTTCCTGAAAGGGCATCGAGTGGATGAGATAGTTGAAAGGCGGATCGTTCAACGTGCGGTTGAGCCGGATCAGCGTCTCTCGGAGCGAGCGCGAGAGGTCGACGTATTCCTGCTTGGTCGCGTGCTCGAAGTAGGAAGAATGCTTCTTCGGCAAAATCCAGGTCTCGAAGGGGAACCGCGGCGCGAACGGACAGATCACGACGAAGCTGTCGTTCTCGCTCACGATCCGCGACCGGTCGTCGATTTCCTGGCGCACGATGTCGCAGTAGATGCAGCGCTCCTTGTATTTGAAATACTCCTGCGCGCCGACCAGCTCGTCGGTCACGTTGCGCGGAACGATCGGCAGCGCGATCAACTGCGAATGGCTGTGCTCCATCGTGGCGCCCGCGTCCGCGCCTTGATTCTTGAAGATCAGAACGTAGCGAAACCTTTTATCCTCCCTCAAATCCAACACCCGATCCCGATACGCCCAAAGCACCTCTTCGAACTGCTGGTTGGTGAGCTCGCCCGCGTTCACTTCGTGCTTCGGCGTTTCGATGATGACTTCATGCGCGCCGACGCCGTTCATTAAGTCATAAACCCCTTCGCCGCGGCGGTCGAGACTGCCCTCGATCATCAAGGCGGGAAACTTGTTGGGCACGACGCGGAGCGTCCATCCGGGACCGTCACGCTGGGAGCCCCCGGGCCGGTACGCGGCGATCTCCGGCGGCGTCTGGCGTTCGTTGCCTTCGCAAAACGCGCAGGGGCCGGGTTTTGAAGGGCTCTTGCGATGTTCGTAATGGGTGGGTCTCTTGGCGCGCTCGGTCGAGATGATCACCCAACGGCCGGTGACGGGGTCTTTTCTTAGCTGCGGCATAATGTTCGGCGAAAATAATTATTTCATTTTCAGAGAAATTTGTCCATTCGGCGCGCCTTTTCGATGGCATCGCGAAGCGGATCGTGCAACTCTTGCCGGGATATGCCGGCCCAAGACCGCCACGCGATCGTGATCGGATCCGGTCCGAACGGACTGGCGGCCGCGATCGTTCTGGCCGAGGCCGGCTGGTCGGTCGTCGTCCACGAGGCGCAGGCGACTTACGGGGGCGGCGCGCGCTCGGCCGCGCTGACCTTGCCCGGATTCACCCACGATCTCTGCTCCGCGGTTCACCCGCTGGCTCTGGCTTCGCCTTTTTTCCGCGAACTGCCGCTCGCGGAACACGGCCTCAAGTGGATCCAACCGCCGGCCGCTTTGGCGCATCCGCTCGACGACGGCTCGGCGATCCTTCTCGAACGCTCTTTGGAAAAAACCTGCGCGCATATGGGCGACGATGCGAGAGCGTATGAAAAACTGTTCGGACCGGTGATTCGGAACTGGCAGACGCTGATCCCTAATTTTTTGGGACCGCCGCGGTTTCCCTCCCATCCGTTTCAACTACTCTCTTTCGGCCTGCGCGCGCTCGGCTCTTCTCGGAAGACCGCGGAAAAATTTTTCCGCGGGCCGCGCGCCCGCGCGCTCTTCGCCGGCCTGGCCGCTCATTCGATGCTGCCGCTGGAATATTCCCTGTCGTCGGGCTTCGGATTGGTGCTGGGGGCGGCCGGTCACGCCGTCGGCTGGCCGATCCCTGAAGGCGGCGCGCAAAAAATCGCCGACGCCTTGGCCGGACACCTAAGAAGTCTTGGCGGTAAAATCATCACGGGCCGTCGCGTTGACTCGCTCGACGAGCTTCCCGCGGCGCGAGCGATCGT
The DNA window shown above is from Candidatus Binatia bacterium and carries:
- the malQ gene encoding 4-alpha-glucanotransferase, with the protein product MSRASGVLLHITSLPSPFGIGDLGPWAYRFADFLAAERQTYWQILPLAPTDPVRGNSPYDSRSAFAGNPLIISPELLLREDWLRPEDLEEHPPFARERVQYEIVTAYKARLLDKVFQRYQNRAALDGGFEKFCDQNAGWLEDYSLFTALKARFDGAPWPDWPEPLRDREKSALTQWKKKCREEMKKEKLFQYLFFQQWSALKEYANGKKILFVGDLPIYVSGDSADVWANPHLFKLDKAKRPTVVAGVPPDYFSATGQLWGNPVYRWDALKETNYAWWFKRLRHNLACFDRVRLDHFRGFVAYWEVPAGERTAKNGRWVKAASDDFFAGLVLQFHGLPFFVEDLGLITPDVRKVMKRFGFAGMKLLLFAFGDDMASNPYAVHNHEKNSVVYTGTHDNNTVKGWFLEEASADDRERLCAYVGHKVAAEMAHWELIRLCFMSVADTAIIPMQDLLGLGSEARMNRPATTEGNWAWRFIPEQITSSLSAELSKLAEIYGRVPGQSRGSQAD
- the glgC gene encoding glucose-1-phosphate adenylyltransferase, with product MEILGMVMAGGRGKRLYPLTRDRAKPAVPFGGKYRIIDFVLSNFVNSGIYSIYVLTQFKAQSLVEHLQEGWQVSSLLRDYFVTPVPAQMRSGVDWYRGTADAVHQNVHLIKRPNPKAVAVFGADHVYKMNIRQMAEYHWQKNSEVTVAALPVRIEDASQFGVMEVDDEWRIVGFEEKPARPKPIPGEPDWALASMGNYIFETKLLLQALENDAPKPQSSHDFGIDIIPELLKAGKEILAYDFRTNRIPISAKGEESSYWRDIGTVEAYYEANMELRDVDPSLNLYNRSWPIRTVSYSDPPAKFVFDEEGRRGMALNSIVAEGTIITGSLVRDSVISRNVRIHSYSTIEDAVIMARVEIGRGCRLRRVILDKNVYIPPGTEIGYNVERDRERYFVTKSGITVIPREEPRAVIP
- the glgA gene encoding glycogen synthase GlgA; protein product: MAASESVPLAKTGGLGDMVGALCGSLVGLGAEVAVVLPAYQSILAGGFSLQETGIEIEAALGKERVPGTVLKMTLDSGVAVYVIRQDRYFRRPQLYGAPQGDYPDNAERFVFFSKAALHLSQRTGPWELIHCHDWQAALIPALKQLDAASRHEARKCKTVLTIHNLAFQGNFPMAAANLLNLEVRYFTPEYLEFYGRVNFLKGGILYADALTTVSRKYAREILTPEYGCGLEGVLRGRERDLHGILNGVDYREWNPATDPYIKENYRPADLSGKQGCKKDLQEIFALPPKATTPLIGIVSRLTDQKGIDIILQAIEDLFSMNLQIVILGAGDEKYQTLLADLPGARRGKIGVKIGFDEALAHKIEAGADMFLMPSKYEPCGLNQIYSLKYGTVPIVRATGGLDDTIEDYDPIGGTGNGFKFTEYSASALSNAVKRAVAVYRDKKAWRQLVANGMASDFSWEKPAEEYLALYRKLVEREDSGSPGALE
- a CDS encoding tripartite tricarboxylate transporter substrate-binding protein, encoding MLTMRKSLQGLKVQGVQGLLAALFALCLFNLLIVTSAAAQDSFYKGKTIRIIVGAAAGGGYDTYSRTIARHMGKHIPGNPTFVVENMPGAGFLIAANHVYKVAKPDGLTIGHFIGGLFLQQLLGKAGVEFESVKFGFIGVPAQDNYMLTIAKSVGITSIDQWLSSKTVVKLGGVGAGSATDDIPKILKEAIGLPVQIVSGYTGTATIKLAFNSGEVQGVCNSWESLKSTWRSEMESGSAIIVLQNVAKAHPDLPKVPLAINYAKTEDGKKLIRSAVHTVGPAARPYVVPPGTPQDRIEILRKAFMDTVKDKEFLADAEKAKLDINPLDGATLERNVKDVFNIDATLVPKLKEILK
- the galT gene encoding galactose-1-phosphate uridylyltransferase, with product MMPQLRKDPVTGRWVIISTERAKRPTHYEHRKSPSKPGPCAFCEGNERQTPPEIAAYRPGGSQRDGPGWTLRVVPNKFPALMIEGSLDRRGEGVYDLMNGVGAHEVIIETPKHEVNAGELTNQQFEEVLWAYRDRVLDLREDKRFRYVLIFKNQGADAGATMEHSHSQLIALPIVPRNVTDELVGAQEYFKYKERCIYCDIVRQEIDDRSRIVSENDSFVVICPFAPRFPFETWILPKKHSSYFEHATKQEYVDLSRSLRETLIRLNRTLNDPPFNYLIHSMPFQEMDNGHFHWHIEVMPKLTQVAGFEWGTGFYINPMPPELAAQSLREIAL
- a CDS encoding NAD(P)/FAD-dependent oxidoreductase, with the protein product MASRSGSCNSCRDMPAQDRHAIVIGSGPNGLAAAIVLAEAGWSVVVHEAQATYGGGARSAALTLPGFTHDLCSAVHPLALASPFFRELPLAEHGLKWIQPPAALAHPLDDGSAILLERSLEKTCAHMGDDARAYEKLFGPVIRNWQTLIPNFLGPPRFPSHPFQLLSFGLRALGSSRKTAEKFFRGPRARALFAGLAAHSMLPLEYSLSSGFGLVLGAAGHAVGWPIPEGGAQKIADALAGHLRSLGGKIITGRRVDSLDELPAARAIVCDVTPRQLVNLAGARLPAAFHRRLWRYRYGMGVFKIDWALSAPIPWKNEACARAGTVHLGGTLEEISSSERAAWEGRPRDKPFVLLAQPSLFDPTRAPAGKHTVWAYCHVPHASSEDMTEKIENQIERFAPGFRARVLFRKIHSPADMEQHNANLIGGDINGGAATLGQFFFRPTAKFYATPIRGLYLCSASTPPGGGVHGMCGFFAARKVLRDLG